A genome region from Hevea brasiliensis isolate MT/VB/25A 57/8 chromosome 9, ASM3005281v1, whole genome shotgun sequence includes the following:
- the LOC110659346 gene encoding biotin carboxyl carrier protein of acetyl-CoA carboxylase 2, chloroplastic isoform X2, which yields MASLLVPGPKQSLVAHVGSNAPNPHPKSTISFPPRASTLLGFQWPDRKQSPVTKAQAQLNEVIFEKSSNSTPVLDTNSKVPSSEKKDEPAENIPEASSISAFMTQVSDLVKLVDSRDITELQLKQLDCELIIRKKEALQQPPTPAPVISMQPHYQHAPLPSPPPAAPASAPPSSTPPVPTAALPSPARTSTSSHTPLKCPMAGTFYRSPAPGEPPFVKVGDKVQKGQVICIIEAMKLMNEIEADQSGTVAEILVEDGKPVSVDTPLFVIAP from the exons ATGGCTTCCTTATTAGTTCCAGGCCCTAAGCAATCTTTAGTTGCTCATGTTGGATCCAATGCTCCAAACCCACATCCCAAGTCCACCATTTCTTTTCCTCCTCGTGCTTCCACTCTTCTTGGATTTCAG TGGCCTGACAGGAAGCAATCTCCTGTTACAAAGGCGCAGGCACAGCTGAATGAG GTTATCTTCGAGAAGTCTTCAAATTCTACACCAGTGCTGGACACTAACTCCAAAGTTCCATCATCTGAGAAAAAAGATGAGCCTGCAGAAAACATTCCAGAGGCATCATCAATTTCGGCATTCATGACACAAGTATCAGACCTTGTCAA GCTTGTGGATTCAAGAGATATCACTGAGCTCCAACTGAAGCAATTAGACTGTGAGCTCATAATTAGGAAAAAGGAGGCTTTGCAGCAGCCACCAACACCAGCTCCTGTCATTTCAATGCAACCTCATTACCAACATGCCCCACTTCCATCTCCACCACCGGCAGCTCCTGCTTCTGCTCCTCCAAGCTCCACTCCTCCGGTTCCTACAGCTGCCTTGCCTTCCCCTGCAAGGACAAGCACTTCATCTCATACACCATTGAAATGCCCTATGGCAGGAACCTTTTATCGATCTCCAGCACCTGGTGAACCTCCATTTGTGAAG GTAGGAGATAAAGTGCAGAAAGGTCAGGTTATTTGCATTATTGAGGCCATGAAACTAATGAATGAAATTGAG GCTGATCAATCTGGAACCGTAGCTGAGATTTTGGTAGAAGATGGGAAACCAGTTAGTGTGGACACG CCATTATTTGTCATTGCACCATGA
- the LOC110669785 gene encoding probable mitochondrial-processing peptidase subunit beta, mitochondrial translates to MALKHLLALARRSHRPSPSALSAVRASSTAVASSSPSTPSAPPPPNAMIYDRLAESVKSKLKQLENPDPRFLKYGSPHPTLATHTHILSAPETRITTLPNGLRVATESTLASKTATVGVWIDAGSRFETEDTNGTAHFLEHMIFKGTERRSARELEEEIENMGGHLNAYTSREQTTYYAKVMDKDVNKALDILADILQNSKFDENRISRERDVILREMEEVEGQTEEVIFDHLHATAFQYTPLGRTILGPAKNVRSITRDHLQSYIQTHYTAPRMVIVASGAVKHEEVVEQVKKLFNKLSADPTTASQLVAKQPAFFTGSEVRIIDDDIPLAQFAVAFEGASWTDPDSIALMVMQAMLGSWNKNAGGGKHMGSELAQRVGINEIAESMMAFNTNYKDTGLFGVYAVAKADCLDDLAWAIMYETTKLSYRVSEADVTRARNQLKSSLVLHIDGTSPVAEDIGRQLLTYGRRIPFAELFARIDAVDASTIKRVANRFIHDKDVAIAAMGPIQGLPDYNWFRRRTYLNRY, encoded by the exons ATGGCGCTGAAGCATCTCCTAGCTCTAGCCCGCCGATCCCACAGACCTTCACCATCGGCTCTTTCCGCCGTCCGAGCCTCGTCAACCGCCGTCGCCTCTTCCTCGCCATCTACTCCTTCCGCCCCTCCTCCTCCAAATGCCATGATCTACGACCGTCTCGCTGAATCAGTCAAATCCAAGCTCAAACAGCTCGAGAATCCTGACCCGAGGTTCCTCAAATACGGGTCCCCTCACCCGACTCTCGCGACCCATACCCATATCCTCTCTGCTCCCGAAACCCGCATCACCACGCTCCCCAACGGTCTCCGCGTCGCGACGGAGTCCACTCTCGCTTCAAAAACAGCTACTGTTGGGGTCTGGATCGACGCTGGGTCTCGCTTCGAGACTGAGGATACTAACGGAACGGCACATTTTCTAGAGCACATGATTTTCAAGGGCACCGAGAGGAGGTCTGCGAGAGAGCTTGAGGAGGAGATCGAGAACATGGGTGGCCATTTGAATGCCTACACTAGTAGGGAACAGACTACTTATTATGCCAAAGTTATGGACAAGGATGTGAACAAGGCATTGGATATTTTAGCTGATATATTGCAGAACTCGAAATTCGACGAGAACCGGATTAGTCGCGAGAGGGATGTGATTTTGAGGGAAATGGAAGAG GTTGAGGGGCAAACAGAGGAAGTCATCTTCGACCATTTGCATGCAACTGCATTCCAGTATACTCCTTTAGGTAGAACCATTCTTGGACCAgctaaaaatgtcaggtcaattaccAGAGATCATCTTCAGAGCTACATACAAACACACTACACTGCTCCCCGAATG GTCATTGTAGCTTCTGGAGCGGTTAAGCATGAGGAAGTTGTTGAGCAAGTAAAGAAGTTGTTTAATAAGTTATCAGCTGATCCAACCACTGCTTCTCAGCTAGTTGCCAAACAACCAGCTTTTTTTACTGGATCAGAG GTTAGGATAATTGATGATGATATTCCTTTGGCACAATTTGCGGTTGCTTTTGAAGGAGCATCCTGGACAGATCCAGATTCTATTGCTCTAATGGTCATGCAGGCTATGCTTGGTTCATGGAATAAAAATGCTGGAGGTGGAAAGCACATGGG TTCTGAGCTTGCACAAAGGGTTGGCATTAATGAAATAGCAGAAAGCATGATGGCTTTTAACACCAACTACAAAGACACTGGCCTGTTTGGTGTTTATGCTGTTGCTAAG GCAGATTGCTTGGATGATTTAGCCTGGGCAATTATGTATGAGACAACCAAGTTAAGTTATCGAGTTTCTGAAGCTGATGTCACACGTGCTCGTAATCAG TTGAAATCATCATTGGTACTTCACATAGATGGAACCAGTCCTGTAGCTGAAGATATTGGACGCCAG CTACTTACATATGGTAGGAGAATTCCATTTGCTGAATTGTTTGCTAGGATTGATGCTGTTGATGCAAGCACTATTAAACGCGTTGCTAACAGATTTATTCACGACAAG GATGTTGCAATTGCTGCCATGGGTCCCATCCAGGGGTTGCCTGACTACAATTGGTTCAGACGCAGGACTTACTTGAACCGCTACTAG
- the LOC110659346 gene encoding biotin carboxyl carrier protein of acetyl-CoA carboxylase 2, chloroplastic isoform X1 has product MDKSELSLANQKAISKEKLSVPGPKQSLVAHVGSNAPNPHPKSTISFPPRASTLLGFQWPDRKQSPVTKAQAQLNEVIFEKSSNSTPVLDTNSKVPSSEKKDEPAENIPEASSISAFMTQVSDLVKLVDSRDITELQLKQLDCELIIRKKEALQQPPTPAPVISMQPHYQHAPLPSPPPAAPASAPPSSTPPVPTAALPSPARTSTSSHTPLKCPMAGTFYRSPAPGEPPFVKVGDKVQKGQVICIIEAMKLMNEIEADQSGTVAEILVEDGKPVSVDTPLFVIAP; this is encoded by the exons ATGGATAAGAGTGAGCTTAGCCTTGCAAATCAGAAGGCGATCTCAAAAGAAAAACTGTCAG TTCCAGGCCCTAAGCAATCTTTAGTTGCTCATGTTGGATCCAATGCTCCAAACCCACATCCCAAGTCCACCATTTCTTTTCCTCCTCGTGCTTCCACTCTTCTTGGATTTCAG TGGCCTGACAGGAAGCAATCTCCTGTTACAAAGGCGCAGGCACAGCTGAATGAG GTTATCTTCGAGAAGTCTTCAAATTCTACACCAGTGCTGGACACTAACTCCAAAGTTCCATCATCTGAGAAAAAAGATGAGCCTGCAGAAAACATTCCAGAGGCATCATCAATTTCGGCATTCATGACACAAGTATCAGACCTTGTCAA GCTTGTGGATTCAAGAGATATCACTGAGCTCCAACTGAAGCAATTAGACTGTGAGCTCATAATTAGGAAAAAGGAGGCTTTGCAGCAGCCACCAACACCAGCTCCTGTCATTTCAATGCAACCTCATTACCAACATGCCCCACTTCCATCTCCACCACCGGCAGCTCCTGCTTCTGCTCCTCCAAGCTCCACTCCTCCGGTTCCTACAGCTGCCTTGCCTTCCCCTGCAAGGACAAGCACTTCATCTCATACACCATTGAAATGCCCTATGGCAGGAACCTTTTATCGATCTCCAGCACCTGGTGAACCTCCATTTGTGAAG GTAGGAGATAAAGTGCAGAAAGGTCAGGTTATTTGCATTATTGAGGCCATGAAACTAATGAATGAAATTGAG GCTGATCAATCTGGAACCGTAGCTGAGATTTTGGTAGAAGATGGGAAACCAGTTAGTGTGGACACG CCATTATTTGTCATTGCACCATGA